CGCTCACGGTGGTCCAAGCGGCATTGTCGATGCTGACATTGTAGTAGGCGATGCCCACGTTGTCACTGGCGGCCCATTGCACCGTCACGTTGCCGGTGTTGTTATACGAGCCGTTAGCAGGCGAGGTTATGGTCAGCGTCGGAGCGGTAGTGTCGACGACGAAGGCCACCGTGGTCTCGTTGAAGTTACCGGCCAAATCGTAGGCCTGAACGAGGACGGTGTGATCGCCGTCATCGAGACCGATGAACTCATAGCTCGTTCCGCTCACGGTGGTCCAAGCGGCATTGTCGATGCTGACATTGTAGTAGGCGATGCCCACGTTGTCACTGGCGGCCCATTGCACCGTCACGTTGCCGGTGTTGTTGTATGCACCATCGGCGGGTGAGACGATATCAAGGGCCGGAGCAGTGGTATCGTACACGACCGTCACGTTCATTATGGAACATCGACCGGTCGAATCGGTGGCCGTCAGGATGATATCGTTCACACCGAGGGCGAGATCGAAGGTGGCGGTCCAGGAATAAGTGCCGTCACATATCCCAGACCCACCCGTTCGCTCATTAGACCAGGTGATGACGTTCCCCCCGAAGCCGCCATAGGCGGTTCCGGAGATGGTGATGCTGGCCGCATTGGTATAGAACGGCGAGGATACCGGGCAGGTCATTTCTAGCGTCAGCAACGATGCGACCGGGAAGAGGTCCGAATTGCTCCCGCCATCGATCGCGTATGGCGTATCGACGATGCCGTCGCCATCGGCGTCCGGCGCGGTCCAGTCGCTCCAATGGTTGCCGTACGATGACGAGTTCCAATAGTTCGTGCATTCATCGTATGCCTGCACCTGCGATGAGTTGTACATTGAAGAAGCGCCATTGTTGTTCGTCAGCACATTATAGAAAATATGGTTGAAATTGCTCGATCCATACAGGTAGATGCCGTAGTCGGTGCAGGCGTTGCAGGTGTTGTTGGATATGATGTTGTTGCTCGATCCTTCCAGGACGATGCCATAGGAATTTTCGCTGCAGGTGTTGTTGGATATGAGGTTGTTGCTCGATCCGTCCGGGAAGATGCCTACGTGATCGTTGTTGCAATCGTTGTTAAAGATGGTGTTGTAGTTGCTCTGCATGAAGAGATAGATGCCGAAGCGACCATCATCGCTACAATCGTTGTTGGATATCGTGTTGTTGCTCGATCGGTACAGGTTGATGCCGCAGTCTGAATTTTCGGTGCAGTCGTTGTTAATTATAGTGTTGTTGCTCGATTTGTACAGGTAGAATCCGTAATAGTTACCATTGCAGTCGTTGTTAGATATGGTGTTGTTGCTCGATTGGTCCAGGCAGATGCCGTATGATCCACTGTTGTCGCAGTTGTTGTTGGATACGGTGTTGCTCGATCCGCACAGGTAGATGCTTACCTGATTATCGACGCAGGTGTTGGAGGATACGGTGTTGTTGCTCGATTCGTACAGGTAGATGCCGTAGATATTGTTGCTGCAGCCGTTGTTCGCGATGGTGTTATCGCCACCATTCTGGACGAAGATGCCATATTTGTTGTTGTTGCAGTCGTTGTTCGCGACCACGTTGTTCGAGGACGTCAGGTTTATCCCGGCCTCGGTGTTGTCGTGGCATTTGTTGTTCGAGATAGCGTTGCCGCTACCATCCAGGACGGAGATGCCGTTGGTGTTATCGTAGCAGTCATTGTCAGATATGATATTGCGGTCCCCTATCAGGAAAATACCGAAGAAATTGTTGCTGCAGGTGTTGTTGGACACGTTATTATCGTTGCTGCCGTTCGATAATGAGATGCCGCGGCCGCCACTATCGCTGCAGGTGTTGTTGGAAACGGTATTGTTGCAACCGCTCGATATTCTGATGTTGCTACAGGTGTTGTTCGATATCGTGTTGAAGTCGCACAACCCCTCCAGATCGATGCCATTACCGGTGCAGTTGTTGTTCACTAAGGTGTTATTGCTCGAAGAGGACAAGAAAATGCCATAGCTGCCACCGGTGCAGGTGTTGCTCACCAATGTATTGTTGCTCGATGAATCCAACCGGATACCGCTATCGCCATTGCCAGTGTCGGTGTTGTTGGATATGGTGTTGCTGTCCGATTGGTATAGGAAGATGCCGTTGGAGCTGCAGTCGTCGCAGGCATTGTTAGATATGACGTTGCTGCTCGACACGTACAGGTAGATGCCTATTTCATTTTCGCTGCAGGTGTTGTTCTTTAAACGGTTAGATTCACAGTGTTCGATCAGGTAGATGCCGTACGCGGTGTTGTCGTTGAGATCGTTGTACTCGATAACGTTGTTGTTAGAGCTGAAAGCCAGATGGATGCCGTTGGAGTTGTTGCCGCAGGTGTTGTTCGATATCGTGTTGAAGTTGCTGGAGGATGCCAGACAGATGCCGTGGTAGGGCGTGTCGTTGCAGACGTTATTATCTAACACGTTGTTGCTTGATGTATCCAACCGGATACCGTTTTCGCCATTGCCAGTGCAGGTGTTGTTGGCAATATCATTGTTCGAGCTTGATTGTATCAGGTTGATGCCGCTCACTAGGTTGTCATCGCAGTAATTGGAGGAGACCATTATGTTTGTAGAGGACCGAAGTAAGATCCCGTTGATGTTATTATTGCAGTCGTTGCTGGTGACCGCACTGCCGATGGATTGGCGGAGGAATATTCCCCCAGAATAGGTGAAAGTAGAATGATTGCTAAAGGTGCACGTGTTGTTCGTCAGCTGGTTATTATTGCTCAACAGAACATAAATGCCACCTTCGGTGTTATTGATACAGTCGTTGTTGGTTATGACGGTGCCATCCGAATACCATATGTAAATGCCCCTATAGACGTTATCACTGCAGACGTTGCTCGATATGGTATTGCCCCATGATTGTTCTAAATAGATACCTTCGTTAAGATTTCCATTACAATTGTTTCCCGAAATGGTGTTAACCGACGAGCGGGTTAAATAAATCCCATTGATATTGTCATTGCAGACGTTGTTCATTATCAAGTTGCCGTTGCAAGATGATATGATAATACCAACAGCGTTGCCGTTACAGGTGTTGTTGATCAGTTTAACGTTTTCACATGCGCCGAGATAGATTCCAGCTTTGCCCCCACCGGTCGCCCCGTAAAGGTGGCAGTCGCGGATGGTCAGGTAAGCGTTCGTGTTGTGAATGTAGATGGCATAGCTACCATTGCCGTTGATCTCGTAGCCTTGGATGAGATAGGGATTGTCCACCGTACCATTGCCAGGAAATCCCGCTGACGCCAGCGCGCCATTACCATCAATGGATATGGGATCGTGCACCTCAAAGGCGGCGGCCGTTCCCACCATTCCGGAAGAAAGGAATATTGCGGTGATCAACAACGCTATTAAAAGCCCAACCGATCTAGCTAACACTTTACTCAAGAGAATGCTCCCCCAATCGAGATGAAAGGGGGGAACAGTGACCAATGTCCTAATGCTTTCCTTTGTTCTTTCCAAACTGAGAATTCTATGGATCATTAGATCGGTCGGCTTGGAGACGGCTTTCAACGAACCTACGTCCATCGCCCCATTGCTCACTAAAGCTCTTCTATGACAATTCTTTAATAGTAATTTAGCCAACGGTGGAACGCATGCGATTGAAGTTGCCATATGGGGAGAAGGGGACCATCGAGGCAGAGGTGCCAGATGTCAATCTGGCCAGGATAGCCGGGCCCAATGAGGTCTGTGGGTCTGCCAAGAAGATCGACCATGCGCTTTCCCACCCCTGCGGCGAGCGCTCCCTGGAATCGTTCCTTGAAGGGGGAGAGGACGTCGTCTTCATCGTCAACGACGGTACTCGCCCCACGCCCACCGCCAAGGTCCTGGACGCCCTGGCCGATCACATGAACCTGCACCAGGCACGTTACCTCATCGCCACCGGCGCCCACCGCGGCCCAACGGAGGAGGAGCTGCGATTCATATTCGGAGATCGTTTGGAGATCTTGCGCGATCGCATCTTGGTCCATGACGCCCATCTTTCTCCGACCGTACATCTGGGCATCTCCAAGAACGGCACGGACATGGACGTGAACCAGGTAGCGGTGGATGCTGACCGCCTCATCATAATCACCAGTGTGGAACCTCATTACTTCGCCGGTTACACCGGAGGAAGAAAATCGTTCCTGCCGGGCGTGGCCTCGTTCAAGACCATTGAACAGAACCATAAGTTGGCCATGAGACCGGAGGCAAAAGCGCTCGTCCTGGAGGGAAATCCAGTGCACGAGGACATGATGGACGCCTTATCGGTGGTAAAGAAGGACATCTTCTCTATCCAGGTAGTGCTGGACCGTCATCAGGAGATCTACCGGGCGGCGGCCGGTGAACTGCATGATGCGTTCCACCAGGCCATCGTCTGGGCCGATCAAGTGTTCTCGATCGATATTCCGAAAAGATACGACGCGGTGATCACCGTAGCGCCGTATCCAATGGACGTGGACCTGTACCAATCACAGAAGGCCATCGACAATGCCAAGTGGGCCTTGAAGGAGAGCGGAACGCTCATCCTGGTCTCCAAGTGCCGAGAAGGTGTGGGAGACGATACTTTCGTGAAACAGCTCAGCCGTTCCCCGGACCCTCGGACCATCCTGCAAGCTCTGACCGAGGAGTACAGATTGGGATATCATAAGGCGGCCAAGATGGCCGAGATCATGTGCCAGGCGGAGGTGTGGGCGGTCACCGATCTGCCGACCGGAGTGCTGGAGAGAATGAACGTCACTCCCTTTCCCAGTCTGCAGGAGGCGGTGGACCGATTGCTTTCAAATAAGCCTGACGCAGAGATACTGGTCCTGTTGGACGGCAGCGTGACCGTACCGAAGGTGCGTGAACATGAGTGATACCATCGATGCCAAGAACCTGCAGAAGGTGAAGAAGGAACTGATGACCTGTACCTATTGCGGGTTCTGCAAGAGCGTATGTCCGACGTTCAAGATTATAGGCTGGGATGCCAGCGTGGCTCGGGGAAGGATGGTGTTGGCCTATGGGCTGCTGCAGAAGGAGGTGCCGGCCGACCCTTCAGTATTGGAATACCTTTACCAGTGCACCACCTGCAAGGATTGTGAGCGCCGCTGTCCCTCCAACATTTCCGTGGTGAACGTGGTGGAGAGCGCCCGCCGTGACCTGGTGGCCGCCGGACACATGCTGCCCCGCCATCGCGCCATCGTCGAGAAGGTGGTGAGGACCGGCAACCCGTATGGAGAGACGGATAGCGTGCCGGAGACCTTGGGACGCCATCCAAGGAAAGCCAAGATAGGCTATTTTGTCGGCTGCACTGCCACCTACCGGGACAGGGAGCTGGCCGAAGCCACCATATCCATACTGGACAAGCTGGATGAGGACTATACCCTGCTGGACGAGGTCTGCTGCGGTAGCGTACTGCAGCGCATCGGAGTTCCCGAGGAAGAGGTGGAAAGACTATGGGAAAGGAATCTGGAGAAGATCCGTTCTCTGGGGGTAGAGAAGGTCATCTACTCCTGCGCTGGCTGCTACCGCATGTTCAAGGAGGAATATCCTAAGCGCTTCGATCTTGGGTTCGAGGTGCAGCATATCACCGAATATCTGGCGGAGAAAGAATTGAAACTTCGTCCGATGAAAGGGGTGATCACCTATCACGACCCATGCCATCTGGGTCGGCACTGCGGTGTCTACGACGCTCCCCGAAAGATACTGTCCAGCATACCGGAGGCGGAGTTCAAGGAGATGGGTCGGAACCGGGAGACGGCGGTCTGCTGCGGTGGAGGGGGTGGCGTTCGTTCCGCTTACCCTGAACTATCAAAGGCCATCGCCGGCCACCGCGTGGACGATGCCTCGTTCGCCGACCTGCTGGTGACCACCTGCCCGTTCTGTGTGAACAACCTCAAGGCCGGAGCGGAAGGTCGCCCCGCACCTGAGATCGTGGACCTGGTCCAGCTGGTGGACCGACTCTTGTGAGAGGTGGACATGGCCAGAGTTCGTACCTATGGCGGCATCACCGAGGCCCTGGCGGAATGGCGGCGCCTGGGGGTTCCAGAAGGTACCTTTGGCCGTAGTGACCTGACGAGCAAGCGGTTCATCTTCTTGGACGACATCGTCCGGAATGACGCCTTGACGCTGGTGCAGGAAGTGAAGGTTCGGGGAGGGCAGGGATGCCTGTGCAAAGGGGAGAGGGCGCTCATAGCCATCACCCCAGTGGTACTGGAAGCGATGCTTATGGGGGGAGCGACCCCGGAGAAGGTTCAGGAGATGACCTTGGCCTGGAAGCGTCGTGATCAGGAGGAGGCGCCGGTCTTCGAATGGTCCGGTGGGTCAATGGACCTCTCCCGACCAAGAATAATGGGCATTTTGAACGTGACACCTGACTCTTTTTCCGATGGGGGGAAACATTTTGATGTCGAAGCGGCAGTGGCGCGAGCGGAGCAGATGAGGTCCGAGGGAGCCGACCTGATCGATGTCGGCGGAGAGTCCACCAGGCCCGGTGCGTCGGTCGTTCCGGCCGATGAGGAATGGGCGCGCATATCCAAGGTCATCGCCAGGGTGAGCGAGGAGGTCGGCCTCCCTGTATCGGTGGATACCAGGAGACCGGAGGTAGCCCGGAAGGCCTTGCGCGCCGGGGCTTCCTTGGTCAATGACGTATCAGGGCTAGGCGAGGAGATGACGACAGTCGTACGGGATGCTGGTGCCGGAGCCTTCATCATGCACATGAGGGGAGAACCGGCCAACATGCAGTCTGACACTCAATACGTGGATGTGGTAGGGGACACCTATGCTTTCCTCGAGAAGCGTGTGGAGCAAGCTGTCCGCAAAGGGGTTCGATGGGAAAGCCTGGCGGTCGATCCCGGGCTGGGTTTCGGCAAGGACCTTAAGGGCAACCTGCAAATAATGCGACGACTGGACGAATATCGCTCCCTAGGGAGACCTGTCCTGTTGGGTGCGTCGCGCAAATCCTTCGTGGCCCGGGTCCTGGATGGGGAATCTACCGATCGTTTGGAAGGTAGCCTGGCCTCGGCAGCGGTGGCATGCTGGCAAGGCGTTCGATTGTTCAGGGTGCATGACGTCAAGGAGACGGTTAGGACCGTTAAGATGGTCCATTCGATAATGGAAGGTCGTTAACCGAAGCTCACTAAGAGCGTTATGGCGATCAGCACCACCGCGACGATGGCGAACATGAACATGTTCCTATTGCGCTCCTTTTGTTGCTCGCCTTTCATTATGGCTTTACATTCTTCGGAGCAGTATTCCTGACCCTCGTCCACTGGTTCATCGCAATTCAGACAGTGGGAATGCTCTGGTAGAAGGGACAACTCGATCTCCTCGTACTTGGAAAGGAAAGGGGGGAGATAAGGGTTTAGGCTGAACGAGGTCGCAGAAAGAGCATAGCGATGCTCGATGCCATTACGACCTTCAGAGCGTCGACCAGCAAAAAGGGCAGTACGCCTAGGGCGAGAGCCTCCCAAAAGTTAAGGCCGAGCAGTAGGGCCAGCTGCCCTGCTCCCAGAGCATAGATGACCACCATGCCCAAGGTCATGACCGCTAGGACCTGTCCACCGCTCCAATGCTGCCTCCTCTCCACTAGTTCACCCATTATGCCGGCGGCCAATACAAAACCGAGCAGGTATCCCCCGGTGACCCCTAACAGGGCGGCCGTCCCCATCATCCCGGTGAACCAGCCGAAGGACGCACCCATGCCCAGGTACATCACCTGGCTCAAGGTTCCGAAACGTCCCAGGACCGCGGCCCCAAGCAACACCATCAGGATCTGGCCAGTAAGCGGCACCGGTGTGAAAGGGAGAACGAAACGCACCTGAGCGGCCAAGGCCGTCAGCAAAGCGAAGAGCAGGGCCGCGCTCAGCTTGGTGATCAAGCTGGACTCCTCCCTCCAGCGGTATAGCGGAGCAGAGGCCGATAGGCGGAATCTCATGACCGTTTCGTTAATATGCATCGGGGAAAGGGAATGACCGTGGCGTTCATAAAGATTTGCTGCGTCATACCTGGTCCAGTTGGTGATTGTGGAGGACAATTAGGCGATAATCTGTGTTATTCGCATAGAAATTACGAAAAATAGATAATGTCAACATAGTACAGCGGAGCTTTCATGTGAAGGTCGACGGAAAGTTGGATGGCAAGGTTTAATTGCCATCAGGGGGTTTTTGGGGAACATGTGGAAGGTGTTCGGCGAAGAAGGTGTCATGGTCCAATTCGGGTCCATATGGGCAGAAAGGATGAGGGAACTGTCCAAGAGACGCAAGGACCGACCGCGCTTCCTAGAATTACTGGAACAGGCCGAATTCAGCCATTACCTGGACATTCACCAGAAGTTGCATGTCTTCAAGATGAAACTGCCCGAGACCTGTAACGCCGATGATGTGCAATTCCTTAAATCATTCATACAGAGGATCATCAAGAGCGTGGAATATCCCATGGTCGAACTAGATGACGAGGAGCAGATGGCGGCCCTGATCATCACTGCCGTGGAACCGGAGGACGAGCACCGGCAACGCATGTCTGAATGGTATAAAATGAAAAAGGCAGAGGATAAGAAGATGAAAAAGGATTGATGGGTTAGACGGCGTAGGCCGCCCCCACCATGATCTCCAGTTTTTCCAGCTTAATTCCGGGGTCCTCGGAGTTCTGGACCCGGACCCAGTCCCTCAGTTTTTCCAAGGCCTTGCCACTATCCATGATGTCCATGGCCCGGGCGACGCCCTCGTTCAGACTGGAAACGTTGCCATTGAGGTATAGTATCGGAGCCGTGTTCAGGGCCACGATGTCCCGACGGGCTCCCTTCTCCTCTCCGGACAACACCCTGATGAATCGAATGGCTTCCTCTTCCCTGTCCAAACTGCTGAGGATGACCTTCTCCTCCCCCGTGGACAGCCCCATCTTCTGCGGGGTGATCTCGTAGTTGGTGATCTCCCCATCCTGGTGGAACTCGGCCATGATGGTTCGGCCCAAAGTTGATAGCTCGTCCATTCCCCGTTGGCCGCTGCCGTCCAGACCGTGGGCCACTATGCCCTTCTTGTACCCCATCTCTCGCATGGTCTTAGCCAATGGCCGCACCAGGTCAACGGAGTACACTCCGCGCACCCCGATCTCAGGTGAGGCGGGGTTGGCCAGAGAACCGGCCACGTTGAGGATGGTGCCGAAACGTATCTGCGATAGAATGCGGTAAAGCGCCTGGGGATGCACCTTGGCGCTCATGCCGTTGAAGAGCCCGATACCGGCCACTTCCACGCTGCGCTTAACTACTGACGGGTCGCATTCCACGTCCACGCCCAGGGTCTCGGCGATGTCGACTATGCCGCATTTGGATGTGATCGCTCTGGCTCCATGCTTGGCCATGAAGACCCCGTCGGCAGCCGCGACCACCGATGCCAAGGTGCTGATGTTGAAGGTCTTAATGCGGTCCATACCGGTGCCGCAGTTCTCAACCAGCGGTCCGGAGACCTCCGGTCTGACCTTGACAGTGTCTATCTCGTATATCGCTTCCCAACTACCGGCGATCTCCTCCGGCGTGGCGCCTATGGCGGTCAGAGCGGCTAAGAAGGCGCCTTGCTGCAGATCGGGCTGCTTGTTGAGCAACACCTCACGGAACATATCTCGGGCATGGCTTCGCCCGATGTGCTCTCCTTTGATCAGCGCGTCGACCTTCGCTCCGAAATCCCTCAGATCATTTTCCATTTGTAGCACCTTTCTTCAGATCGTTATCACTGCCTTCATACCCTTACGGACCGAGGCGTATGCGAAGGCTTCCCTCGCACCTTCAAGTGAGAATCGCCCGGTCAGTAGCCAGTTAAGATCCAGTTCGCCTTGGCGCAGTATCTCCACCGCCTTACGGTTATGCCGGCTGGAATTGCCGTAGCTGCCGATCAGGGTCTGCTCTCGATAATGGATCTCACGCACGTTCACCGGCAGAGGTGAGTTCTCCTTTCGGGGACCGGAGAACACACATATCCTTCCGCCTGAAGCCAGTAGAGCGAACGTATCATGGTCCAAGCGGACGTTGGGTGTGCATGGGATGATCACGTCCACCCCCTCTCCCGAGGTCTCTTCCATGATCATCTGCCTTAGGATCGTGGGATCGGGAACCGACAAACGGTCGTAGAGCCCTTTCGGCG
Above is a genomic segment from Methanomassiliicoccales archaeon containing:
- a CDS encoding NosD domain-containing protein, whose product is MVGTAAAFEVHDPISIDGNGALASAGFPGNGTVDNPYLIQGYEINGNGSYAIYIHNTNAYLTIRDCHLYGATGGGKAGIYLGACENVKLINNTCNGNAVGIIISSCNGNLIMNNVCNDNINGIYLTRSSVNTISGNNCNGNLNEGIYLEQSWGNTISSNVCSDNVYRGIYIWYSDGTVITNNDCINNTEGGIYVLLSNNNQLTNNTCTFSNHSTFTYSGGIFLRQSIGSAVTSNDCNNNINGILLRSSTNIMVSSNYCDDNLVSGINLIQSSSNNDIANNTCTGNGENGIRLDTSSNNVLDNNVCNDTPYHGICLASSSNFNTISNNTCGNNSNGIHLAFSSNNNVIEYNDLNDNTAYGIYLIEHCESNRLKNNTCSENEIGIYLYVSSSNVISNNACDDCSSNGIFLYQSDSNTISNNTDTGNGDSGIRLDSSSNNTLVSNTCTGGSYGIFLSSSSNNTLVNNNCTGNGIDLEGLCDFNTISNNTCSNIRISSGCNNTVSNNTCSDSGGRGISLSNGSNDNNVSNNTCSNNFFGIFLIGDRNIISDNDCYDNTNGISVLDGSGNAISNNKCHDNTEAGINLTSSNNVVANNDCNNNKYGIFVQNGGDNTIANNGCSNNIYGIYLYESSNNTVSSNTCVDNQVSIYLCGSSNTVSNNNCDNSGSYGICLDQSSNNTISNNDCNGNYYGFYLYKSSNNTIINNDCTENSDCGINLYRSSNNTISNNDCSDDGRFGIYLFMQSNYNTIFNNDCNNDHVGIFPDGSSNNLISNNTCSENSYGIVLEGSSNNIISNNTCNACTDYGIYLYGSSNFNHIFYNVLTNNNGASSMYNSSQVQAYDECTNYWNSSSYGNHWSDWTAPDADGDGIVDTPYAIDGGSNSDLFPVASLLTLEMTCPVSSPFYTNAASITISGTAYGGFGGNVITWSNERTGGSGICDGTYSWTATFDLALGVNDIILTATDSTGRCSIMNVTVVYDTTAPALDIVSPADGAYNNTGNVTVQWAASDNVGIAYYNVSIDNAAWTTVSGTSYEFIGLDDGDHTVLVQAYDLAGNFNETTVAFVVDTTAPTLTITSPANGSYNNTGNVTVQWAASDNVGIAYYNVSIDNAAWTTVSGTSQVFNGLENGNHTVMVQAYDLAGNSNETTVSFMVDTVAPTITFTPTGSALALNVTMSVTFSETMNITSVLITVNGIPGTLSWSGEVATITPSAALTFNTTYTVVVSGKDLAGNSIDQEWSFSTLKDEGTVAGTIRDQNGNA
- the larA gene encoding nickel-dependent lactate racemase → MRLKLPYGEKGTIEAEVPDVNLARIAGPNEVCGSAKKIDHALSHPCGERSLESFLEGGEDVVFIVNDGTRPTPTAKVLDALADHMNLHQARYLIATGAHRGPTEEELRFIFGDRLEILRDRILVHDAHLSPTVHLGISKNGTDMDVNQVAVDADRLIIITSVEPHYFAGYTGGRKSFLPGVASFKTIEQNHKLAMRPEAKALVLEGNPVHEDMMDALSVVKKDIFSIQVVLDRHQEIYRAAAGELHDAFHQAIVWADQVFSIDIPKRYDAVITVAPYPMDVDLYQSQKAIDNAKWALKESGTLILVSKCREGVGDDTFVKQLSRSPDPRTILQALTEEYRLGYHKAAKMAEIMCQAEVWAVTDLPTGVLERMNVTPFPSLQEAVDRLLSNKPDAEILVLLDGSVTVPKVREHE
- a CDS encoding (Fe-S)-binding protein yields the protein MSDTIDAKNLQKVKKELMTCTYCGFCKSVCPTFKIIGWDASVARGRMVLAYGLLQKEVPADPSVLEYLYQCTTCKDCERRCPSNISVVNVVESARRDLVAAGHMLPRHRAIVEKVVRTGNPYGETDSVPETLGRHPRKAKIGYFVGCTATYRDRELAEATISILDKLDEDYTLLDEVCCGSVLQRIGVPEEEVERLWERNLEKIRSLGVEKVIYSCAGCYRMFKEEYPKRFDLGFEVQHITEYLAEKELKLRPMKGVITYHDPCHLGRHCGVYDAPRKILSSIPEAEFKEMGRNRETAVCCGGGGGVRSAYPELSKAIAGHRVDDASFADLLVTTCPFCVNNLKAGAEGRPAPEIVDLVQLVDRLL
- the folP gene encoding dihydropteroate synthase, with amino-acid sequence MARVRTYGGITEALAEWRRLGVPEGTFGRSDLTSKRFIFLDDIVRNDALTLVQEVKVRGGQGCLCKGERALIAITPVVLEAMLMGGATPEKVQEMTLAWKRRDQEEAPVFEWSGGSMDLSRPRIMGILNVTPDSFSDGGKHFDVEAAVARAEQMRSEGADLIDVGGESTRPGASVVPADEEWARISKVIARVSEEVGLPVSVDTRRPEVARKALRAGASLVNDVSGLGEEMTTVVRDAGAGAFIMHMRGEPANMQSDTQYVDVVGDTYAFLEKRVEQAVRKGVRWESLAVDPGLGFGKDLKGNLQIMRRLDEYRSLGRPVLLGASRKSFVARVLDGESTDRLEGSLASAAVACWQGVRLFRVHDVKETVRTVKMVHSIMEGR
- a CDS encoding DUF2116 family Zn-ribbon domain-containing protein, whose amino-acid sequence is MSLLPEHSHCLNCDEPVDEGQEYCSEECKAIMKGEQQKERNRNMFMFAIVAVVLIAITLLVSFG
- a CDS encoding biotin transporter BioY, whose translation is MHINETVMRFRLSASAPLYRWREESSLITKLSAALLFALLTALAAQVRFVLPFTPVPLTGQILMVLLGAAVLGRFGTLSQVMYLGMGASFGWFTGMMGTAALLGVTGGYLLGFVLAAGIMGELVERRQHWSGGQVLAVMTLGMVVIYALGAGQLALLLGLNFWEALALGVLPFLLVDALKVVMASSIAMLFLRPRSA
- the trpD gene encoding anthranilate phosphoribosyltransferase, whose product is MENDLRDFGAKVDALIKGEHIGRSHARDMFREVLLNKQPDLQQGAFLAALTAIGATPEEIAGSWEAIYEIDTVKVRPEVSGPLVENCGTGMDRIKTFNISTLASVVAAADGVFMAKHGARAITSKCGIVDIAETLGVDVECDPSVVKRSVEVAGIGLFNGMSAKVHPQALYRILSQIRFGTILNVAGSLANPASPEIGVRGVYSVDLVRPLAKTMREMGYKKGIVAHGLDGSGQRGMDELSTLGRTIMAEFHQDGEITNYEITPQKMGLSTGEEKVILSSLDREEEAIRFIRVLSGEEKGARRDIVALNTAPILYLNGNVSSLNEGVARAMDIMDSGKALEKLRDWVRVQNSEDPGIKLEKLEIMVGAAYAV